From one candidate division KSB1 bacterium genomic stretch:
- a CDS encoding aldolase: MASEKYRELMEEMKRIGRIVFQAGLNNSHSGNMSVRVGRRILITRRGSMLGFLKDEDIIETGLEQDDSGISLASTEVAVHRAIYKGTSALAIIHSHPITATALSIVQDEIVPIDVEGSYYIRRVPVIAFEFGTGSKEMEEVLPKYLKNYRIVMVKGHGAFAIGDFLEEALHYTHVLENIAQITWRVRAMGIDTRPFEREYFHKW, encoded by the coding sequence ATGGCTAGTGAGAAATACCGGGAGCTGATGGAGGAGATGAAGCGCATCGGGCGCATCGTCTTCCAGGCCGGCTTGAACAACTCCCACAGCGGCAACATGAGCGTACGCGTGGGTAGACGAATCCTCATCACCCGCCGCGGATCCATGCTCGGGTTCCTCAAAGACGAGGACATCATCGAGACCGGCCTGGAGCAAGACGACTCCGGCATCTCATTGGCTTCCACAGAAGTCGCCGTCCATCGGGCGATCTACAAGGGAACCTCCGCGCTTGCCATTATCCACTCCCATCCCATCACCGCAACCGCCCTCTCTATCGTGCAGGACGAGATCGTCCCGATTGACGTGGAAGGCTCTTATTACATCCGAAGGGTGCCGGTGATCGCTTTCGAGTTCGGTACCGGATCCAAGGAGATGGAGGAGGTTCTTCCCAAGTACCTCAAGAACTACCGCATCGTGATGGTAAAGGGGCACGGTGCCTTCGCCATTGGGGACTTTCTCGAGGAAGCTCTCCATTACACCCACGTGCTGGAGAATATCGCCCAGATCACATGGCGGGTTCGGGCTATGGGCATCGATACCCGACCGTTCGAGCGCGAATATTTCCACAAGTGGTAG